Proteins found in one Insulibacter thermoxylanivorax genomic segment:
- a CDS encoding carbohydrate ABC transporter permease has product MNTETHTAAAELRRPRFDLGRKLAEIWADLKREWVSYLFVLPFLILFTFFIVIPVIVSIYLSFTYYNILEPPRWIGASNYRLLFVDDDIFLQAIGTTLKFAVITGPVGYILSFLLAWLISQIPQQYRFFYTLCFYTPSITSAVAMAVVWQYLFAGDSKGLLNYFLMQLGILDEPYLFLQNVDSIVPVIIIVSLWMSMGIGFLAFLAGLQNVPKDLYEAGAIDGVKYRWQELIYITIPAVKPQLLFGAVMQVVFSLQVFDVSVQLVGLPSPLYAGHTILTHLYDYAFIKFEMGYASAIAVVLFLMMLGLNRLIFRWLGRD; this is encoded by the coding sequence ATGAATACCGAGACGCATACTGCCGCGGCTGAACTTCGCCGTCCCAGGTTTGACCTCGGCCGGAAGCTGGCGGAGATCTGGGCGGATCTGAAGCGGGAATGGGTGTCGTATCTGTTCGTGCTGCCGTTCCTCATCCTGTTCACCTTTTTTATCGTCATTCCGGTCATCGTGTCGATCTATCTCAGCTTCACCTATTACAACATCTTGGAGCCTCCGCGCTGGATCGGGGCTTCCAATTACCGCCTGCTGTTCGTTGATGATGATATCTTCCTGCAGGCGATCGGCACGACGCTGAAGTTCGCTGTGATCACCGGGCCCGTGGGTTACATCCTGTCCTTCCTGCTGGCCTGGCTGATCAGTCAGATCCCGCAGCAATACCGCTTCTTCTACACGCTGTGTTTCTATACACCCTCGATTACGAGCGCGGTGGCGATGGCAGTGGTCTGGCAGTATCTGTTCGCCGGCGACAGCAAGGGGCTGCTGAATTATTTTCTCATGCAGCTTGGTATCTTAGATGAACCTTACTTGTTCTTGCAGAACGTGGATTCCATCGTGCCGGTGATCATCATCGTCTCCCTGTGGATGAGCATGGGGATCGGCTTCCTCGCCTTCTTGGCGGGACTGCAGAATGTGCCCAAGGATCTGTACGAGGCCGGCGCGATCGACGGGGTCAAATACCGCTGGCAGGAGCTGATCTATATCACGATTCCGGCGGTGAAGCCGCAGCTTCTGTTCGGCGCCGTCATGCAGGTGGTATTCTCCTTGCAGGTCTTCGATGTCAGCGTGCAGCTCGTCGGCTTGCCCAGCCCGCTGTACGCAGGTCATACGATTTTGACCCACTTGTACGACTATGCCTTCATCAAATTTGAGATGGGTTATGCTTCGGCCATCGCCGTGGTCTTGTTCCTGATGATGCTCGGACTTAACCGTCTCATCTTCCGCTGGTTGGGGAGGGATTAG
- a CDS encoding carbohydrate ABC transporter permease, translating into MNMKRITRRVKWGDVFLYLFLTVLGLLMLAPLVYLVSNAFKPINELFLFPPRFFVENPTLVNFYHLLLVTSTSTVPFTRFIFNSIVVTTGIVLGGVFISALAAYPLAKHKMRFGPAIFNLIVTSLMFSPLVLQIPQYLLISQVGLMNTYLAMILPYLAAPVGMFLMTQFLRQIPDALLEAARIDGASEWRIFWVIIMPLLKPAIATFALFSFINAWNDPYPSMVYTTKEHMKSLPVAVQTIGGGAGVIARVGTLAAASLLMIIPTILVFIITQRMVLQTMAHSGLKE; encoded by the coding sequence ATGAATATGAAGAGGATCACCAGAAGGGTGAAGTGGGGCGACGTTTTCCTGTATCTGTTCCTTACGGTGCTTGGATTGCTCATGTTGGCGCCGCTGGTCTATCTGGTGTCCAATGCGTTCAAGCCGATCAATGAGCTGTTCCTGTTCCCGCCGCGCTTCTTCGTGGAGAATCCGACGCTCGTGAACTTCTATCACTTGCTGCTTGTAACGAGCACGTCGACGGTGCCGTTCACACGTTTCATCTTCAACAGCATCGTCGTCACGACGGGCATCGTGCTGGGCGGCGTGTTCATCTCGGCGCTGGCTGCTTATCCGCTGGCGAAACATAAGATGAGGTTCGGTCCGGCGATCTTTAACTTGATCGTCACCTCCCTCATGTTCTCACCGTTGGTGCTGCAGATCCCGCAGTACCTGTTGATCAGTCAGGTCGGTCTGATGAACACGTATCTGGCGATGATCCTGCCCTATCTGGCGGCTCCTGTCGGGATGTTCCTGATGACGCAGTTTCTGAGACAGATCCCGGATGCTCTGCTGGAAGCGGCGCGGATCGACGGCGCATCCGAATGGCGGATCTTCTGGGTGATCATCATGCCGCTTCTGAAACCCGCGATCGCGACATTTGCTTTGTTCTCCTTCATCAATGCTTGGAATGATCCGTATCCGTCCATGGTTTACACGACGAAGGAGCATATGAAATCCCTCCCCGTCGCGGTGCAGACCATCGGCGGCGGAGCCGGCGTGATCGCCAGGGTGGGAACTCTGGCAGCGGCAAGTCTCTTGATGATCATCCCGACGATCCTCGTCTTCATCATCACCCAGCGCATGGTGCTGCAGACCATGGCCCACTCCGGGCTGAAGGAATAG
- a CDS encoding YIP1 family protein — protein MSAWRMMRKVLRHPNDFYYDLQAPGMARWSHAILLILLAFAARMISILVTGYAFTTREAHEISFVYEFIWISVPWITWSVSNWAVSTILDGEGKFKEIAVGSAYALVPYIVFIVPVTMLTNLLSLDESSAYELLLSAIFVWVILLMLIKVKILHDFEIGKVFWITVLTLIGVFIIWFVGIILYGLIDEFVQFIFNLFQEINFRM, from the coding sequence ATGAGTGCATGGCGCATGATGCGAAAGGTGCTTCGCCATCCCAATGATTTCTATTATGATCTGCAAGCTCCCGGCATGGCGCGATGGTCCCATGCGATCCTGCTCATCCTGCTGGCCTTCGCCGCACGGATGATCTCGATCTTGGTGACCGGGTATGCCTTTACGACACGGGAAGCGCATGAGATTTCGTTCGTCTATGAGTTTATCTGGATCAGCGTGCCGTGGATCACTTGGTCGGTGTCGAACTGGGCGGTCAGCACGATCTTGGACGGCGAAGGGAAGTTCAAGGAGATCGCCGTTGGCAGCGCATATGCCTTGGTGCCTTATATCGTCTTCATCGTACCCGTGACGATGCTGACGAATCTCTTATCCCTCGATGAGAGCTCTGCCTATGAACTTCTGTTAAGTGCGATCTTCGTGTGGGTCATCCTGCTTATGCTCATCAAAGTGAAAATCCTGCACGATTTTGAGATCGGCAAGGTGTTCTGGATCACGGTGCTGACGCTGATCGGCGTCTTCATCATCTGGTTCGTCGGCATCATCTTATACGGCTTGATCGATGAGTTCGTGCAATTTATCTTCAATCTCTTCCAAGAGATCAACTTCAGGATGTAG
- a CDS encoding DUF5696 domain-containing protein → MRSKIKEWLVYGLIVVLLLGSSSIYLNAMEGEADAEHASRAADAAAEASAEIEQPAASESAEAAADEASMQSEDAAKSEASEESSGADSDAGAETSPAAATSAAHSEDALPELTEPLIGKKAAENERFELYVDEATLNVRIVDKQTKREWHGAPPMDVNTPPNNVKFVQAPVHIKYTQGTETSQTYSLQDSENEMTMELIDGGVRAHFTFANHGISFAVEYELTEKGLAATIPFESVQEQGTSRLVSIEVLPFFHAALPWQEGAVFVPDGSGALMHIKPQRMQNFNTYSEYIYGSDPVFLRSSHEMLYPEWRLAMNPKEKIALPVYGLYADGTGFLGIVTEGDHDAKINAIPAGIRNIQLYRVSAEFIYRNDDIIFIGNSGEIPLYQGRMIGGDRRIEFILLQDEDAHYVGMAEAYRQHLIEHQGLERLVEPEMPLQLHIFAGILRYDVLGKTFIPMTTFEQVKAMIDEYHSRGIKRLEITIDGWTKNGVYGTQPKHFPAASQLGGYKGLEELAAYAQERGVKLYLKANYVRPFEDTGSYKAKRDAVYGIKKEPQASYNYYVSSRFNNFSELFHLLKPKRVFDHHIAKELNQYVKLDISGVHLQYMGDTLYSDQDPRNWTTREETKRIWLQVLDLFREEVGGAAVDYGHAYVLGHVDRIDKIPMDHSHFTYLDEAVPFYQIVLHGYIPYSAAPTNLEDDPRVMFLRKLEYGAMPSYELTYEPTQRLQRTMADGLFSSEWKLWFESSIEEYRKLMELYEATYDQPITAHERLSRWVYRTTYANGIQVMVNYGHRPAEADGHRIDAYGYLILEGGR, encoded by the coding sequence TTGAGAAGCAAGATTAAGGAATGGCTGGTCTATGGACTCATCGTCGTCCTGCTCCTCGGTTCAAGCAGCATCTATCTGAATGCGATGGAAGGTGAAGCGGATGCAGAGCACGCCTCTAGAGCGGCTGATGCGGCGGCCGAAGCCTCGGCTGAGATTGAGCAGCCTGCTGCATCCGAATCGGCAGAAGCAGCGGCAGACGAGGCATCTATGCAGAGCGAGGACGCGGCGAAGTCAGAGGCATCTGAGGAATCTTCAGGTGCGGATTCGGATGCGGGTGCGGAGACATCGCCCGCAGCAGCAACATCTGCTGCCCATTCCGAGGATGCGCTCCCGGAGCTGACGGAGCCGCTGATTGGCAAGAAGGCGGCGGAAAACGAGCGTTTCGAATTATACGTGGATGAAGCCACGCTGAATGTGCGCATCGTGGACAAACAGACGAAGCGGGAATGGCACGGCGCGCCGCCGATGGATGTGAATACCCCTCCCAACAATGTGAAGTTCGTCCAGGCTCCGGTCCATATCAAATATACGCAGGGGACGGAAACAAGTCAGACGTATTCGCTGCAGGACAGCGAGAATGAGATGACGATGGAGCTGATCGACGGCGGCGTTCGCGCACACTTCACCTTCGCGAACCATGGGATCTCCTTCGCTGTGGAATACGAGCTGACGGAGAAGGGGCTGGCGGCGACGATTCCCTTTGAATCGGTGCAGGAACAAGGGACTTCGCGGCTTGTAAGCATCGAGGTGCTGCCCTTCTTCCATGCAGCGCTGCCTTGGCAGGAAGGAGCGGTATTTGTTCCCGACGGTTCGGGAGCGCTGATGCACATCAAGCCGCAGCGGATGCAGAACTTCAACACGTACTCGGAATATATCTACGGCAGCGATCCGGTCTTCCTGCGCAGTTCGCATGAGATGCTGTATCCCGAGTGGCGGCTGGCGATGAATCCGAAGGAGAAGATCGCGCTGCCCGTATACGGCTTGTATGCAGATGGGACGGGTTTCCTCGGTATCGTGACCGAGGGGGATCATGATGCCAAGATCAACGCGATCCCGGCAGGGATCCGCAATATCCAGCTGTACCGCGTATCGGCGGAGTTTATCTACCGGAATGATGACATCATCTTCATCGGCAACTCCGGCGAGATCCCCCTGTATCAAGGACGGATGATCGGCGGAGACCGCCGCATCGAGTTTATCCTGCTGCAGGATGAGGATGCGCACTATGTCGGCATGGCCGAAGCTTATCGCCAACATCTGATCGAACATCAGGGCCTGGAGCGCTTGGTGGAACCGGAGATGCCGCTGCAGCTGCACATCTTCGCAGGGATCCTGCGCTATGACGTTCTGGGCAAGACCTTCATCCCGATGACGACCTTCGAACAGGTTAAGGCGATGATCGATGAATATCATTCCAGAGGGATCAAGCGCCTCGAGATTACCATCGACGGCTGGACGAAGAACGGGGTGTACGGTACGCAGCCGAAGCATTTCCCGGCAGCCTCCCAGCTGGGCGGTTACAAAGGGCTGGAGGAGTTAGCCGCCTATGCGCAGGAGAGGGGAGTGAAGCTGTACCTGAAGGCCAACTATGTGCGGCCCTTCGAGGATACGGGATCATATAAGGCGAAGCGCGATGCCGTCTACGGGATCAAAAAAGAGCCGCAGGCCAGCTACAACTATTATGTATCCTCGCGTTTTAATAATTTCTCGGAATTGTTCCACCTGCTGAAGCCTAAGCGGGTGTTCGACCATCATATTGCGAAGGAACTGAATCAGTATGTGAAGCTTGACATCAGCGGCGTCCATCTGCAGTACATGGGAGATACCCTGTATTCGGATCAGGATCCGCGAAACTGGACGACGCGGGAAGAGACGAAGCGCATCTGGCTGCAAGTGCTTGACCTGTTCCGCGAGGAGGTCGGCGGCGCGGCGGTGGATTACGGCCATGCTTACGTGCTGGGGCATGTTGACCGCATCGATAAGATTCCGATGGATCACAGTCACTTTACCTATCTTGACGAAGCGGTGCCCTTCTATCAGATTGTCCTGCACGGCTATATTCCTTACTCGGCCGCTCCGACCAACCTCGAAGATGATCCGCGGGTGATGTTCCTGCGCAAGCTGGAGTACGGAGCGATGCCCAGCTATGAGCTGACCTATGAACCGACGCAGCGGTTGCAGCGCACGATGGCCGATGGACTGTTCAGCTCCGAATGGAAGCTGTGGTTCGAATCGTCGATCGAGGAATATCGGAAGCTCATGGAGCTGTATGAAGCGACCTACGATCAGCCGATCACCGCCCATGAGCGCTTGAGCCGCTGGGTGTACCGCACCACTTATGCGAACGGCATCCAAGTGATGGTGAACTACGGTCACAGACCAGCGGAAGCGGACGGCCACCGCATCGATGCTTATGGGTACTTGATCTTGGAAGGAGGCCGATGA
- a CDS encoding carbohydrate ABC transporter permease has translation MKRFFRLNMRRRNAVEGYLFISLWILGFMLFMAVPLGRSIYYSLHHLQPSGQGLIAEYAGAYHYISAFTRDVNFLPLLRDTVVQMLYSVPLILIFAMFSALLLNQKFVGRTAFRGIFFLPVIIASGAVLRELLEQGAAQIPVFSQSDLIFALNDFFPRSILIPLLEFADQLLLVMWDSGVQILIFLAGLQTISPALYEAAKCDGATGWESFWKITFPMMMPMIFVNTLYSIVNSFTNPNNHMMNHIIVRVFGTNADYGYGSAMGWIYFVLIFIIIGLIFLLFRKGLTNAEERRG, from the coding sequence GTGAAGAGGTTCTTCAGACTGAATATGCGGCGGCGCAACGCTGTGGAAGGCTATCTTTTCATCAGCTTATGGATCCTCGGATTCATGCTCTTCATGGCGGTGCCGCTCGGACGTTCCATCTATTATTCCCTGCATCATCTGCAGCCGTCAGGACAGGGATTGATCGCCGAATATGCCGGCGCGTACCATTACATCTCCGCTTTCACGCGGGATGTGAACTTCCTGCCTCTGCTGAGGGATACGGTCGTACAGATGCTGTATTCGGTGCCGCTGATCCTGATCTTCGCGATGTTCAGCGCTCTCTTGCTGAACCAGAAGTTCGTCGGCCGCACCGCCTTCCGCGGGATCTTCTTCCTGCCGGTCATCATCGCCTCCGGAGCGGTTCTGCGGGAACTCTTGGAGCAAGGAGCGGCGCAGATTCCGGTGTTCTCGCAGAGCGATCTGATCTTCGCGCTGAATGATTTCTTCCCGAGATCGATCCTCATCCCGCTGCTTGAGTTTGCAGACCAGCTGCTGCTTGTGATGTGGGATTCCGGCGTGCAGATCCTCATCTTCCTGGCGGGTCTGCAGACGATCTCCCCCGCCCTCTATGAAGCAGCGAAGTGCGACGGGGCGACGGGCTGGGAGAGCTTCTGGAAGATTACCTTCCCGATGATGATGCCGATGATCTTCGTGAACACCTTGTACTCCATCGTGAACTCCTTCACGAATCCGAATAACCATATGATGAACCATATCATCGTGAGGGTATTCGGAACCAACGCGGACTACGGCTATGGGTCGGCGATGGGCTGGATCTACTTCGTGCTGATCTTCATCATCATCGGTTTGATCTTCTTGTTGTTCCGCAAAGGATTGACCAATGCCGAGGAGAGGAGGGGTTAG
- a CDS encoding carbohydrate ABC transporter permease, whose protein sequence is MIAPLERTITQFTHRIDIWKQDPKAKHIAATLQKRGAIIVRNTLLYLLLLSLSFIFLYPLLFMVSQSFMMFSDISDATVQWIPKQLDFSNYALAFEHMKYWQGFRNSIFIALGSALLQMFSCALVGYGFARYRFPGYGIWMTLLIFTFLVPPQTIVVPLFIFYSDLDMINTYLPFFIPAAMGHGLRGALFVLIFIQFFRRLPAVLEEAARIDGAGPFRTYFTIMLPLAKPALLVVFLFSVVWHWSDVFYPSIFLQSPEHYNLSQLLANFNGVRTASMAQMQQVMSASAVIGGTSNLMNQIMAGVVITILPMLILYLAAQRHFVESVERTGIAGE, encoded by the coding sequence ATGATCGCGCCGCTGGAGAGAACGATCACGCAGTTCACACACCGGATCGATATTTGGAAGCAGGACCCGAAGGCGAAGCACATCGCTGCTACGCTGCAGAAACGGGGAGCGATCATCGTTCGCAATACTTTGCTGTATCTTTTGCTCTTGAGCTTGTCGTTCATCTTCCTGTATCCGCTGCTGTTCATGGTTTCGCAGTCCTTCATGATGTTCTCGGATATCTCGGATGCGACGGTGCAGTGGATTCCGAAGCAGCTGGATTTCAGCAACTATGCCTTGGCCTTCGAGCACATGAAGTATTGGCAGGGTTTTCGCAACAGTATCTTCATCGCCTTGGGCAGCGCCTTGCTGCAGATGTTCAGCTGTGCGTTGGTCGGATATGGATTCGCCAGATACCGTTTTCCGGGCTACGGCATCTGGATGACGCTGCTCATCTTCACCTTCCTGGTGCCGCCGCAGACGATCGTGGTGCCGCTGTTCATCTTCTATAGCGATCTGGATATGATCAACACTTACCTACCCTTCTTCATCCCGGCTGCTATGGGGCATGGGTTAAGGGGAGCGCTGTTCGTCCTCATCTTCATCCAGTTCTTCCGCAGGTTGCCCGCGGTGTTGGAGGAGGCAGCGAGGATCGACGGTGCGGGGCCCTTCCGCACCTACTTCACGATCATGCTGCCGCTGGCGAAGCCGGCGCTGCTCGTTGTGTTCCTGTTCTCCGTCGTGTGGCATTGGAGCGATGTCTTCTATCCGAGCATCTTCCTGCAAAGTCCGGAACACTATAATCTGTCCCAGCTGCTCGCTAACTTCAACGGCGTGCGGACCGCTTCGATGGCTCAGATGCAGCAGGTGATGTCCGCTTCTGCGGTGATCGGCGGCACATCGAACTTGATGAATCAGATCATGGCAGGCGTCGTCATCACCATCCTGCCGATGCTGATCTTGTATCTGGCTGCCCAGCGGCACTTCGTAGAAAGCGTGGAGCGCACGGGAATCGCCGGCGAATGA
- a CDS encoding alpha-L-arabinofuranosidase C-terminal domain-containing protein, giving the protein MTNRRLRIAAASAAAIVILLVALIMLAVRNAEQKGTPADAAERPNVQEQPADELEQRAERPLDGPAYTIRIQADDRSRQVSETLYGIFYEDINYAGDGGLYAEMVQNRSFEFGNPLYSWRHVTEDGAAGRVTTAGEAPLSENNPRYLVIQAELGGLGVSNSGYGGMYVEAGKAYDLTLYGRVDQGGEQLLAVSLRERDDTEIGACEISIVSGEWQQYGCTITAEATSEQAKLTVLAVKPGTVSLDMISLFPQHTWKGRKNGLREDLAQMLADLNPKFLRFPGGCIVEGGSIGNHYRWKNTIGDVAERKVQPNQWAPNYYQSFGLGFHEYFLLAEDLGAEPLPVIYAGITSCHGQPPMVPLSEMQEYIDHALDLIEYANGDPETSEWAAKRAENGHPEPFNLKYLAIGNELWGTNYYTRYKMIYDAIKAEYPDIQLIFSAGAFPNDMAYHEAYAWLAGNGNPADLVDEHMYQAPEWFLSQADRYDKFDRHGPKVFVGEYAAHGVGRRNNMEAALAEAAFMTGLERNSDIVAMAAYAPLFGRHGYTQWQPNLIWFDQSRVYGTPSYYVQHMFSNHVGHYILPTEITAEQPVPSPSAVRGSILLGSWMTQVEYDDVMVTDAEGEVLFSADFSEDNSLEVWSPASGNWRAENGVLKQSSLDADVRLYLQQGQDWSDYTLSLRARKTGGHEGMLIGFAVQDPDHFYWWNIGGWNNTVTAVEKATGGVKTIVSHSVSQGVITGQWYDIRVEIRGGMVRCYLNDALIHEWEESTGGPLFSVSTYDEDASELILKVVNVSAEDLPSAVEIEGKGKIAAAGRAIVLQADPAAENTLEQPENVVPQEIAVSGLGSRFEYVFPAHSVTVLRIQNSY; this is encoded by the coding sequence ATGACGAATCGCAGATTACGAATTGCCGCCGCTTCCGCGGCAGCAATCGTTATCTTGCTCGTCGCGCTGATCATGCTGGCGGTGCGGAATGCTGAGCAAAAGGGAACCCCAGCGGATGCTGCAGAACGGCCGAACGTTCAGGAGCAGCCGGCTGATGAACTGGAGCAAAGAGCGGAGCGGCCGCTGGACGGACCGGCGTATACGATCCGCATCCAGGCAGATGACCGATCCCGGCAGGTGAGTGAGACGCTGTATGGAATCTTCTATGAAGATATCAACTACGCCGGCGACGGCGGGTTGTATGCGGAGATGGTACAGAACCGCTCCTTCGAATTCGGGAACCCGCTCTACAGCTGGCGGCATGTGACGGAAGACGGCGCCGCCGGCAGGGTGACGACCGCCGGCGAAGCACCGCTGAGTGAGAACAATCCCCGCTACCTCGTCATCCAAGCAGAGCTCGGCGGACTAGGCGTATCGAACAGCGGCTACGGAGGCATGTATGTCGAGGCGGGGAAAGCTTATGATCTGACGCTCTACGGCAGGGTGGATCAGGGCGGTGAGCAGCTGCTCGCCGTCTCCTTGCGTGAGCGGGATGATACGGAGATCGGTGCGTGCGAGATCTCGATCGTAAGCGGCGAATGGCAGCAATACGGCTGTACGATCACAGCGGAGGCGACGAGCGAGCAAGCGAAGCTGACCGTCCTGGCAGTGAAGCCCGGCACCGTGTCGCTGGATATGATCTCCCTGTTCCCGCAGCATACATGGAAGGGACGTAAGAACGGGCTGCGCGAGGATCTGGCGCAGATGCTGGCGGATCTGAACCCGAAGTTCCTGCGCTTCCCGGGCGGGTGCATCGTTGAAGGGGGTTCCATCGGGAATCACTACCGCTGGAAAAATACGATCGGCGATGTGGCAGAACGGAAAGTCCAGCCTAACCAATGGGCGCCCAATTACTATCAATCCTTCGGCCTTGGGTTCCATGAATATTTCCTGCTGGCAGAGGATCTCGGTGCAGAGCCGCTGCCGGTCATCTATGCGGGGATCACTTCCTGCCACGGCCAGCCGCCGATGGTGCCGCTCTCTGAGATGCAGGAGTACATCGATCATGCCCTGGATCTGATCGAATATGCGAACGGCGATCCAGAGACGAGCGAATGGGCGGCGAAGCGGGCGGAGAACGGGCATCCAGAGCCCTTCAACCTGAAGTATCTCGCCATCGGCAACGAGCTTTGGGGGACGAACTACTACACCCGCTATAAGATGATCTATGATGCGATCAAGGCGGAGTATCCGGATATCCAGCTGATCTTCAGCGCCGGCGCCTTCCCGAATGATATGGCCTACCATGAAGCTTATGCATGGCTTGCCGGGAACGGGAATCCCGCGGATCTCGTCGATGAGCATATGTATCAAGCGCCGGAATGGTTCCTCAGCCAAGCTGATCGTTATGACAAATTTGATCGCCATGGGCCGAAGGTCTTCGTCGGAGAATATGCGGCGCACGGCGTGGGACGGCGCAACAACATGGAAGCCGCGCTGGCGGAAGCGGCCTTCATGACCGGCCTGGAGCGCAACTCCGACATCGTGGCGATGGCTGCCTATGCCCCGCTGTTCGGCCGTCACGGCTATACCCAGTGGCAGCCGAATCTGATCTGGTTTGATCAATCCCGGGTGTACGGCACGCCGAGCTATTATGTCCAGCATATGTTCAGCAATCATGTCGGCCATTATATCCTGCCCACGGAGATCACAGCGGAACAACCGGTGCCGTCGCCTTCTGCGGTGCGCGGTTCGATCCTGCTCGGCAGCTGGATGACGCAGGTGGAATACGATGACGTGATGGTAACGGATGCGGAAGGAGAAGTGCTGTTCAGCGCGGATTTCTCCGAGGACAACAGCTTAGAGGTTTGGTCGCCGGCGAGCGGCAACTGGCGGGCAGAGAACGGTGTGCTGAAGCAATCCTCGCTGGATGCGGACGTGCGTCTCTACTTGCAGCAAGGTCAGGACTGGAGCGATTACACCCTGTCGCTTCGCGCCAGGAAGACCGGCGGTCATGAGGGGATGCTGATCGGTTTTGCCGTACAGGACCCGGATCACTTCTATTGGTGGAATATCGGCGGCTGGAACAACACGGTCACGGCGGTGGAGAAAGCGACGGGCGGCGTGAAGACCATCGTCAGCCATTCGGTCTCGCAGGGCGTCATCACCGGTCAGTGGTATGATATTCGCGTGGAGATCAGGGGCGGTATGGTGAGATGCTACTTAAACGATGCATTGATCCATGAATGGGAAGAAAGCACGGGCGGCCCCTTGTTCAGTGTCAGCACTTATGATGAGGATGCTTCGGAACTCATCCTGAAAGTCGTCAACGTATCAGCTGAGGATCTGCCCAGCGCGGTGGAGATCGAAGGGAAGGGGAAGATCGCTGCGGCGGGGCGGGCCATCGTCCTGCAAGCCGATCCGGCGGCGGAGAACACTTTAGAACAGCCGGAGAATGTGGTGCCGCAGGAAATCGCCGTCAGCGGTCTGGGAAGCCGGTTTGAGTATGTGTTCCCGGCCCATTCCGTGACTGTCCTGCGGATCCAAAACAGCTATTAA